A segment of the Lycium barbarum isolate Lr01 chromosome 7, ASM1917538v2, whole genome shotgun sequence genome:
aaccactaatattaaaaaaaaaaaaattgtgagcctacatattttaaacaactactaatatttaaaaaataaattgtggcccacatattttaaacaactactaatattttttttaaaaattgtggGTCCCATATTAAAAACCAACCAGTaattggaacccaccacatccaaactcatggAAAAACAAAGTGgattccatattaataaaatcaagcaatattaaaaaaaaaagtgaatcccatattaaaaaaacaaacaatgttaaaaaaagtgcttagaaaatcaaacaattaaatcaataatgatggattcattgccacatgcgtatcaactcattagagggagcaaatggaattattgtacagcaacatacttaaaatacaaaagtgcttagaaaatcaaataattaaatcaataatgatggatttattgtcacatgcgtatcaacccattagtgggagcaaataaaattattgtacaggaacatacttaaaatactttaaaaaaaaaagtgtggtccccatattaaacaccaaccaatattaaaaaattcaaaaaaaaaaacaccaaccaattaagcatttaaaaaaaaaagtgtggtccctatattaaacaccaaccaatattaaaaaagtCAAAAAtacaccaaccaattaagcatttaaaaaaaagtgtggtccccatattaaacaccaaccaatattaaaaaataaaaaaacaccaaccaatattttaaaaaaaaaaagtaaataaagtggaacccatcatctccaaacttacgggaaaaaaaaggtggactccatattaacaaaatcaaggaatataaaaaaaaagtgaatctcatattaaaaaaacaaacaatgtcaaaaaaaagagtgcagactttgtattcgtagcaaacactaatataataaaaaaaaagtggaccccatattatcaaaatcaagcaatatcaaaaaaaaaaaaaaagtgaaccccatattaaaaaaaatataatgttttaaaaaaaaaaagcgcaggctttatattcgtagcaaatactaatataataaaattttagatacggagcacaaactacaatgttatagtaatcgtgttttgaacatagtatatgtatatatattatatgcataaaaatagtacaaactaataatgtcaaaaaaaaaagtgtaccccataaagggtggaccccatactaaacgacatcaagcaatacaaaaaaaaaggatcccaccatctccaaactcacggtaaaaaaaagtggaccccatattaataaaatcaagtaatatcaaaaaaaaaaaagtgaaccccatattaaaaaaaataatgtaaaaaaaaaaagcgcagactttatattcgtagtaaatactaatataataaagttttagatatggagtacaaactacaatgttatattaatcgtgttttgaacatagtgtatatatatatatatgtgcataaaaatagtgcaaattaataatgtctaaaaaaaaatgcaccccctattaaaaaatcaaacaatattcatgtaattttcaatgtATCTCATTGATAATATGTGGTCcactttttttattattattatattactgtttgctacgaatacaaagtctgcactttttttttttgacattgtttgtttttttaatatgggattcactttttttttatattgcttgattttgttaatgtggagtccaccttttttttcccgTGGGTTTGGAGATGGTGgcgcagactttatattcgtagtaaatactaatataataaaattttagatacggagtacaaactacaatgttatattaatcgtgttttgaacatagtatatatatatatatatatatatatatatatatatatatatatatatatatatatatatatatatatatatatatatatatatatatgcataaaaatgatgcaaattaataatgtcaaaaaaaaaaaaatgcacctcctattaaaaaatcaaacaatattcatgtaattttcaatgtatctcattaagttaataatgatgaattcattaccacgtgcgtgtcaatccatgaaattgcttttcttcaaaaggttaagtagtcaaaccatacaattttttttttatattagcctgagatctaatctagatattaaactgttgtatttgttattccgccatgtcatttatttgttatgtttactaaaataaatatacttaaaatatttatattttaaaataagatagaatttaattacttttttatttttattcttactctaataaatgtgaaaggaaattaatgtcgtaaaaataaatatatcaaatgcagatcaaataatgaataaggtaaattagtcaaattataattttaatcgacgttttcttaaaaaactatGCAAAAGACaccatgacaagtaaaatgagctaaaccgagaatatttattaaaaattaaaaaatagtatttcttcgtttaaataaaaaattaatttctactttgtttcgttttaaacatgtaaaattattttaataatttgaattagaattgtccaaatcaaaatttgataaaaaataataagtattttacacctttaaattaatcgaattaaaattgaaagtatcaactgatgcttaaatattgctattgttttatctcaaagagaagaaaatagtttcattttaaacaagtcttctcttttaaaaaatattaataaatttgcccattttgtgttcatagcaaacattaatataataacattttagatacagagcacaaactataatgttatattaatcgtgttttgaatataatatatatatatatatatatatatatatatatatatatatatatatattatcactattcaaaattaaatacatacacataaatgcactataatctaaagtgttgggcccatgCGCAGCACGGGCCTAGAccgtctagtatatatatatatatatatgagcaggttcactttttttgtttttcactctcttaattattatttttttgtttttttttgtcacGTCAACATTtggggtggaaaataattgaaacgtaagttgttaaggggggtaaataaatagaagttaagtttagttttcaaactgagttttcgtgccaagttcatgGGTTAAAATATGTCTTTTCTCTAAAGTTAATAaccacaaaaagaaaaagaaaaaatgataaaCGCAGGGAAAATTTGGTTCCACCAGATCAGGATAATGGTTTGGAACTTCTAAACTGTTACTTAGGATTTTATAGTTTTGcattttatttttatgcatttgTATCtttaaaaaaggaagaaaaaaagggataaagaaaagagaaaggGAAAAGGACAAAAAAGTAAGGAAAAAAAAACTTAGTGCAGGTCTCTCACAAACACACATGCACGGTTAAAACTTTTAAATATTTAAAACACATTTTTTTGATCTTTTTTTAGAAAATTTAATTTTCAGAAAATAAAAACACGTTTTTTGGAGCATGGAACATGGAAGTTAAAAGAGAGACCGAAAAGTTTGAAAGTTGAGAATGAGATTGAATTTACACTAAAAGATACCGTttttaatttttacatttaaaaGAAAAGACAAAAGAGGAGAATGAAAACTTACTAATTACATAATGCACGTATCCCATTTCCATCCCACGTTCTCGGCAAACAGACATGCACATAACAGACACAAGCACATAAATAATATCAGAAAAGGTTTTTTGAGcattttcatcttcatcttcctctGTTAGCGTTcaagtttcaccaatttaaaaTGACGCAGATGTTTCTTCTTCTCCACAATTTCATTTAACAAATAACATTGTCGCaactattcttcttcttcttcaccataaGCCAACCCGCATTCCCTTTCAATTGTCCATGTTTGTTGAGGTTCATGACACTTTCTTTATCTGAATATATCGTATTGAGTCGATAATTTATCACTgctttttgaaaatatattactTAATATTTACTCTTAATCTTTGTATATATTTTTATCATCATCTTTAATGGAGTATGTTTATATATTTTGTTTCATTTTGACGGATGGATTGATCGGTCTCAAATCACTTTCAATGGCACACAAGAGGAAGAATTATTTGGAGGATTATAGCAGGCTTGAACATTAGCAGGTAATGTACTTTACTCTTAATctttatatatattaaatatttatatttttttaaagaagACATATATGCGGTTGAAACAACTACTCCATGTATGCACAATGGAATCCTAAAACAGTGCAACCATTATTCAAGGCACGTTGAGGAtctctctctctgtctctcttTTTGTTGGAAGTTatcatattttttatattaattatttaaactaaaaaataaattttaattaaactAATCGTTGTTGAATTTAAGTTAAATGATAAATATTGAGTCCTAAATCGTGTAACCACAATCAAAGCCATGTTTAGGActctttttaaaacaaaaaaaaaaatcagattttttatattaattgtttAAGATTAGTCTTGAAGAAATAGGAGCTCATATTAATTCAAATTGTTTGATTTCTGTAGCTGAATAATTAGTCAAACTCATTGAGTTTCCAATTACGACTTACGAGAATTTATATGTTGAATTAAAATTGTCAAATAATCATCCAACAAAAGACTAATGACTTTAGTAATATAAGGACAGATTAATTATAGTTCAAGTAAATAAATTGATTGTTATAATTTTCATATCCTTATATCTTaatataatactccctctatttcaatttgtttgaatctatttcctttttagtctgtgctaaaatgaatgacctctttcctaatttggaaacaaattcactttatgaatgatttacagccacacaaattttcaaagcttattttgaaccacaagtttcaaaagtcttctatctttcttaaatgtcgtgtccagtcaaatgggttcatataaattgaaacggagggagtaattttttttGTCATACAGGATCTTTACAATGGATAAAAGATTATAGGTCATATAATATATCAAATATCTATGCACAATTGTCAAGGTATATTGTTCATGcttaattaactttttttttaaatatctttTTATTGTACTATATTTATCTTTTGTCATAGATAAAATTAAGGAATTTGAAGTTTCTGTTGATCTGATGTATAAAAATAGCTCACAAATGtgaaaggaatatttgaataatcAACAAGCATAATGGAGAACCGAAATATATAAAGGAGTTTTACTGAATCATTTGTGTAAAGAATGACTGtgaatatattatgtatgtatatgactctTAGATGCGCCCAACGTATGATGTTAGATctatagtatatatatacatgcatgtttGTATGTATGTTTGTACATGTATTTGAATTGCATATGCATGATGAAAGGGTGTAGTGTATCTTTTTCAGAATTTTTTTAATCGCAATTTTTTCTTTTACTAAAATTTTTGCATAAACAGAGTTCCATCTTCGAGAATAAGTGCTATATGTAAATTAGTTTTTTGAATGGTAAGACAAAACTAATTAAAATAAGAGTCTTATGTCTTTACTATTTTTTACGAAtaatattttctactttattccAATGTtgtttcttcttcctcttttgtTGATGATTATTAGTTCTATTTATGATTAtcaagttttttattttattttttatattggaGCTTATATTTGTGTTGAATGAAATTATGAGGACGTaataaaagaataatcataatcaATGATATTATCTCTAATTCAATTTGCTTTGTAATTATTCATTTATACTGTTTGAAGAAATGGTCAGTAATGAAGCAATAGCGGCTACATATACATGGAAAATGTTAGTCAATTGATATAAAAGACTTTATATTGCTTGAAGCAATGGCCAGTAAAATGTTAGTCTGTAATAATACCGATACAAAAAAATGAGACATAAAATTTGCAATATCACACATGCTTCATATACATCTATTTCTATTATTTCTCCGCTCTTTTTTCTTTGAAACGGTCAGCACATCGCGGAGGTACATATACTAGTTTCGAAGAAAACGCAACCTTTTTTCAGTTGGTCCCACTTGGTTGCTATGTCGTGGGCCCCCCGCCCTGACTTGATTAAATTTGCATGCTATATCCTCGTCCTCTCTTTGTCTCTGGAAACGTGTCTGAAGAAGCTCCAATCTCAAGTCACCTCCTAGCAAAAACCTAGTTCGCAGGTTCGTCCACTTCTATGGAGTCTTACGTTATTTGTATCTTTATGCACCCACTTTCCATCATTTTCTTTACTTATATGCTTTCTAATATCTAAATTAAATACGCTATGCTATATGTGCGCATCGAAGGTAGCGGGTGCGGGTCCcttgtcattaaaaaaaaaaggaagaagacggTATCTATTTTCATAGGGTTTGTGATGTTCTGATTCTATCTAAGGTTAATAATCAATGAACGCACCTCAATACCAAATCAAAGGGCCGGTTATATGATAATTTCACATATGTTCCCTTCTATTTGGGTCACTCGATTCTCTAATACTTAGTATTTTGACAAATTAGGGGTCGTGTGGTAGCTAATTTGGAGGTGAGTTATGCAGATACCACGTTTGGTAGTTGGTTAGGAGATGTTgttcatgtataaaattaatacAATGTATGGTTTGTAGAAATCCACATACctaatatatgtataagttattagggaatgtatgtattattttatgcaggataGAAGATAGAATAACTAAACTTGCATAGCTAATCCTCGCATAAAATAATACCTAGATTCCTCGCATTACAAATACTTGcataaccagctaccaaacgatcCCTTAGGGTTTTCTGAATTTTAATGGTTCTCTAAATTCCAATTACTAGCAAAACTAAAAGGTCTATTGACAATCTAGAACCTAATCCTAATGGCAGAGCAAAACCAACAAGCCTTAGACCTAACTAATAGATCCACGGTTGGTGGATGATGAATGATTTATGCAATAAATTAAGACATTCTTTTGTTACGATGCTATGTGAGAAATCTGAATCGGCTCGACGTTGAGTTGGTCAAGAATATGGCATTGTGTGAACACTTCCACATTCTCATATGTGAACACTTCCACATTCTCATTGCTTAAAAGGGGCAGTTGTTCCATTTCTGAATTATGCTGGAAAAGCCTTATTCATGGAACTTTAGATGCAATGGATATGAACAATAATAAAAGTTGTCTCAAAAGATCTATAATCTATCCTGCACATGCAGATAAAAAAGATAACATAATGGAAGTAGAAGATCTATATAGGCGATACACGTACATAAGTTCTGATCTCTAACACTAGAGAAATCTTAAGAGAATTAAAATTATTTAGTTTTGGAATGAAACATGTTCAAATGGAGTCGAatggatatagagaattcataaAGCTGATGCCAATTTTCAGTTGTCAATGTCGATTGCCTGTGTTCTAGCTTCTAtatttaagtttttcttttttctttctttttttgctttttcAATGCTTTTGAATCCACAGATGTAATTGTTTACAAGAAAAAGAGGCAAAAGTTATTGCAGATTCTTTTGGTCATGGGATATTCAAAGGAGAGTACATTATTGAGCATGTTTTCTTTTTTGATGTCCTTCGCACCCCTCCTCCTCGCCAAACAAAACCTAAGGACAGCTTTGAATGATGGCCCCTCAGATTAAAATGAAATACCATTCATTTAATAATACGCAATGATGGAGTTCCTGAATGTGCAGTCATGTTAGCTGTAATCGATTATTTGTTATCTTGCTCTTCTCGTTTCAGAATTGCattgatgaattgaagtggaaacCAGTCCAGCAGTCCATCATCTCAACATGCCAAAAGATAGAAGGGTGAATTCCTTTTCCTCAACCGCGCAAGGACATCTCCGTATGCTTGCCAGAAATCTTTGCCACAAGTTGGGACTGAAAGAGAATGGGAAGACATTAGGTGCCTAATATGTATGGAGCATCCACATAATGCTGTCTTTTTACTTTGTTCTTCACGAGACAAGGGTTGTCAGCCTTATATGTGCGACACAAGTTATCGACATTCTAATTGTTTTGATCAATTTTGTAAGTCATCAGTGTTAagtttaaagtccacaaatgcATTAAGTGAGGGACTTTAAAGGTGAAGTATGAATTGGGAAATGGAGGCAAATGCATTAAGTGAGCGACTTTAAAGGTGAAGTATGAATTGGGAAATGGATGGAAACAAAAGTggagggaaatgaaagtttgaaaaacaacctttcaagtgaacacttctcccacattggtggttgaaagtgttatgtgtgtgcttatattaagcaacacattctctagctcataaagggttgagaagaggaccaCCCCTCGCGCCGTTGTCGTCGCTCGGTTCAGCTTCAGATTTAGATTTGGGcaaatgattgattgataatctttttggaccaaatttattttatttccattttcgtTACTTAATAATTCCAATTTGGATATTAATTAATTCATGCGAAATTTAACTTAATCAATTAAATTCGCGGAATTATTTTTCCTTTCCAATTGAATTAATTCCCAACGGACATAACGATGACCAACGGTCATCTCCTTCACCGAACAGGCACTTCCACACCTGTTCAGATCAAAATAACAGGCTATAAATTTTCAGAGGCTTCGCCTCATTTTTTACACACTGAAAAACGAAAAACTGCAAACATTTTTTGTTCTCTGAAAAAACGCAATTTTCTTTTCCCCTCATACTGCATTCGTTTCAAAACAAGAAAACAGTAAGTGTCGTGTGATTACTACCATTCGTTGAGTTCGCTGAAATTCTGCAATTTCCATTGCCGGTATTGCAGAATAAaatttcgttctatcctgggaagaattaatccaaacctttggcaactgtgaggggattaaattctttaaggaaACACAATTTTTTCTGTGGGCTTGAAATAAACATATTGTTCTTTAGTTTATGTAAACAGATTACTGTTTGATTAACAGGAATCACAATCAGCTGTAGGAAGTCCACAAGAGGGAAATAATGTATCAGGAGCTTCCTGCCTACTTTGCCGGCGACATATCGAAGGATGGATTGTTGTAGAGGCTGCTCGTAATTTCATGAACTCCAAAACAAGGAGTTGTGCCCTGGAGACATGTAATTTCACTGGTAATTATGCCGAACTAAGAAAGCATGCAAGGCATGAACATCCGTTTGAAAGGCCGTCTGAGGCTGACCCTACACGACAGTCTGAAAATATTAATATAATGGGTATATTTTTAAAACAATTATATTTTCAGTTTGTTTTATCTGCATGTGCCGGATAGATTATAGATCTTTTGTTGCATTTTATATGACAATCTTTACTGACATTTTGAGTTTAAATGTTCATTTGACTTCCAAATCCTATTACTTATAGCAGAAGAGAAAATATTAATATAATGGGTATAATGTTAGTTTGATGGGAAATATATCACATCGAAGTGTAAAACTTGGATAGTTAAATGAATTTGGTTCTTGAAATGGTGTTGACATCCtgtaattttcaaaaatataaagattgTCATGTAAATTAGAAGGAATGGAGTGATAACCATAAAGTAAACTAGGAAACGGGCAGCCCTTAACTAAAATGTCTTAAGAAGTTTGAATTGTGAGTCTACGATCAATGACTAATGTTAAAAAGAAAAAGTCCTCCATGataatattttattaatttttgttAGACTTTTAGTTAAGAAGTGAAATTTTTATTGATACATGACCTCTTCTTGGACTGTAATTTTTCAAGTCCACGCGATAATTACTGGCTGTGTCACTTAGTGTAGGCTAAATAGATTTGACTGACATTTTATGCGTGCACGTATACATACACAAGTCAAAACCACACCCAACATACCTCCCATCCTTCCTGCATTTGAATCTTCAGGCTTAATACATAGCAAGCCCCTTAAA
Coding sequences within it:
- the LOC132601670 gene encoding uncharacterized protein LOC132601670, which codes for MEHPHNAVFLLCSSRDKGCQPYMCDTSYRHSNCFDQFCKSSVLSLKSTNALSEGESQSAVGSPQEGNNVSGASCLLCRRHIEGWIVVEAARNFMNSKTRSCALETCNFTGNYAELRKHARHEHPFERPSEADPTRQSENINIMGIFLKQLYFQFVLSACAG